One genomic segment of Pongo pygmaeus isolate AG05252 chromosome 19, NHGRI_mPonPyg2-v2.0_pri, whole genome shotgun sequence includes these proteins:
- the CHD3 gene encoding chromodomain-helicase-DNA-binding protein 3 isoform X9: MASPLRDEEEEEEEMVVSEEEEEEEEEGDEEEEEVEAADEDDEEDDDEGLLGRGPGHDRGRDRHSPPGCHLFPPPPPPPPPPLPPPPPPPPPDKDDIRLLPSALGVKKRKRGPKKQKENKPGKPRKRKKRDSEEEFGSERDEYREKSESGGSEYGTGPGRKRRRKHREKKEKKTKRRKKGEGDGGQKQVEQKSSATLLLTWGLEDVEHVFSEEDYHTLTNYKAFSQFMRPLIAKKNPKIPMSKMMTILGAKWREFSANNPFKGSAAAVAAAAAAAAAAVAEQVSAAVSSATPIAPSGPPALPPPPAADIQPPPIRRAKTKEGKGPGHKRRSKSPRVPDGRKKLRGKKMAPLKIKLGLLGGKRKKGGSYVFQSDEGPEPEAEESDLDSGSVHSASGRPDGPVRTKKLKRGRPGRKKKKVLGCPAVAGEEEVDGYETDHQDYCEVCQQGGEIILCDTCPRAYHLVCLDPELDRAPEGKWSCPHCEKEGVQWEAKEEEEEYEEEGEEEGEKEEEDDHMEYCRVCKDGGELLCCDACISSYHIHCLNPPLPDIPNGEWLCPRCTCPVLKGRVQKILHWRWGEPPVAVPAPQQADGNPDVPPPRPLQGRSEREFFVKWVGLSYWHCSWAKELQLEIFHLVMYRNYQRKNDMDEPPPLDYGSGEDDGKSDKRKVKDPHYAEMEEKYYRFGIKPEWMTVHRIINHSVDKKGNYHYLVKWRDLPYDQSTWEEDEMNIPEYEEHKQSYWRHRELIMGEDPAQPRKYKKKKKELQGDGPPSSPTNDPTVKYETQPRFITATGGTLHMYQLEGLNWLRFSWAQGTDTILADEMGLGKTIQTIVFLYSLYKEGHTKGPFLVSAPLSTIINWEREFQMWAPKFYVVTYTGDKDSRAIIRENEFSFEDNAIKGGKKAFKMKREAQVKFHVLLTSYELITIDQAALGSIRWACLVVDEAHRLKNNQSKFFRVLNGYKIDHKLLLTGTPLQNNLEELFHLLNFLTPERFNNLEGFLEEFADISKEDQIKKLHDLLGPHMLRRLKADVFKNMPAKTELIVRVELSPMQKKYYKYILTRNFEALNSRGGGNQVSLLNIMMDLKKCCNHPYLFPVAAMESPKLPSGAYEGGALIKSSGKLMLLQKMLRKLKEQGHRVLIFSQMTKMLDLLEDFLDYEGYKYERIDGGITGALRQEAIDRFNAPGAQQFCFLLSTRAGGLGINLATADTVIIFDSDWNPHNDIQAFSRAHRIGQANKVMIYRFVTRASVEERITQVAKRKMMLTHLVVRPGLGSKAGSMSKQELDDILKFGTEELFKDENEGENKEEDSSVIHYDNEAIARLLDRNQDATEDTDVQNMNEYLSSFKVAQYVVREEDKIEEIEREIIKQEENVDPDYWEKLLRHHYEQQQEDLARNLGKGKRVRKQVNYNDAAQEDQDNQSEYSVGSEEEDEDFDERPEGRRQSKRQLRNEKDKPLPPLLARVGGNIEVLGFNTRQRKAFLNAVMRWGMPPQDAFTTQWLVRDLRGKTEKEFKAYVSLFMRHLCEPGADGSETFADGVPREGLSRQQVLTRIGVMSLVKKKVQEFEHINGRWSMPELMPDPSADSKRSSRASSPTKTSPTTPEASAANSPCTSKPATPAPSEKGEGIRTPLEKEEAENQEEKPEKNSRIGEKMETEADAPSPAPSLGERLEPRKIPLEDEVPGVPGEMEPEPGYRGDREKSATESTPGERGEEKPLDGQEHRERPEGETGDLGKREDAKGDRELRPGPRDEPRSNGRREEKTEKPRFMFNIADGGFTELHTLWQNEERAAISSGKLNEIWHRRHDYWLLAGIVLHGYARWQDIQNDAQFAIINEPFKTEANKGNFLEMKNKFLARRFKLLEQALVIEEQLRRAAYLNLSQEPAHPAMALHARFAEAECLAESHQHLSKESLAGNKPANAVLHKVLNQLEELLSDMKADVTRLPATLSRIPPIAARLQMSERSILSRLASKGTEPHPTPAFPPGPYATPPGYGAAFSAAPVGALAAAGANYSQMPAGSFITAATNGPPVLVKKEKEMVGALVSDGLDRKEPRAGEVICIDD, translated from the exons ATGGCTTCCCCTCTGagggacgaggaggaggaggaggaggagatggtggtgtcggaggaggaagaagaggaggaagaagagggcgacgaggaggaggaggaggtggaggcggCCGACGAGGACGATGAGGAGGACGACGACGAGGGACTACTCGGGCGCGGGCCGGGCCACGACCGGGGCCGCGACCGCCACAGCCCCCCCGGCTGCCACCTcttcccgccgccgccgccgccgccgccgccaccgctgcccccgccgccgccgcccccgccgccag ATAAGGATGACATTCGGCTGCTGCCTTCAGCATTGGGTGTGAAGAAGAGAAAACGAGGACCCAAGAAGCAGAAGGAGAACAAGCCAGGAAAACCCCGAAAACGCAAGAAGCGT gacAGTGAGGAGGAATTTGGTTCTGAGCGAGATGAGTACCGGGAGAAGTCAGAGAGTGGGGGCAGTGAATATGGAACCGGACCGGGTCGGAAACGAAGAAGGAAGCACcgagaaaaaaaggagaagaagacaAAGCGGCGGAAAAAGGGGGAGGGAGATGGGGGGCAAAAG CAAGTGGAACAGAAGTCATCAGCAACTCTGCTTCTGACCTGGGGCCTGGAGGATGTGGAGCATGTGTTCTCTGAGGAGGATTACCACACACTCACCAACTACAAAGCCTTCAGCCAATTCATGAG GCCCCTAATTGCTAAGAAGAATCCTAAGATCCCAATGTCCAAGATGATGACCATCCTTGGGGCCAAATGGAGAGAGTTCAGCGCCAACAACCCCTTCAAGGGGTCAGCAGCTGCTGtggcggcggcagcggcagcggcagcagcagctGTAGCTGAGCAGGTGTCAGCTGCTGTCTCGTCGGCCACCCCCATAGCACCCTCCGGACCCCCCGCCCTTCCACCACCCCCTGCTGCTGATATCCAGCCCCCACCCATCCGAAGAGCCAAAACCAAAGAGGGCAAAG GTCCAGGCCATAAGAGGCGGAGTAAGAGCCCCCGAGTGCCTGATGGACGCAAGAAGCTTCGGGGAAAGAAAATGGCACCACTCAAAATAAAACTAGGGCTGTTGGGtggcaagaggaagaaaggaggctCG TATGTTTTTCAGAGCGACGAAGGTCCTGAACCAGAGGCTGAAGAATCAGACCTGGACAGTGGCAGTGTCCACAGTGCCTCAGGCCGGCCTGATGGTCCTGTCCGCACCAAGAAACTAAAGAGAGGCCGtccaggaaggaagaagaagaagg TCCTGGGCTGTCCTGCAGTGGCCGGGGAGGAGGAGGTTGATGGCTACGAGACGGATCACCAGGATTACTGTGAGGTGTGCCAGCAGGGTGGGGAAATTATTCTGTGTGACACCTGCCCTCGTGCCTACCACCTCGTCTGCCTTGATCCTGAGCTTGACCGGGCTCCAGAGGGCAAATGGAGCTGCCCTCACTGT GAGAAGGAGGGGGTCcagtgggaggccaaggaggaagaagaagaatacgaagaggagggagaggaagaaggggagaaggaggaggaggatgatcACATGGAGTACTGCCGCGTATGCAAGGACGGCGGGGAGCTCCTGTGCTGTGATGCGTGCATCTCCTCCTACCACATTCATTGTCTAAACCCTCCCCTGCCTGACATTCCCAATGGTGAATGGCTGTGTCCCCGATGCACA tgccccGTGCTGAAGGGTCGAGTGCAGAAGATCCTACATTGGCGGTGGGGGGAGCCACCTGTAGCAGTGCCAGCCCCTCAACAGGCAGATGGAAATCCAGATGTCCCACCCCCCCGTCCTCTTCAAGGCAGATCGGAGCGAGAGTTCTTTGTCAAGTGGGTAGGACTATCCTACTGGCACTGCTCCTGGGCCAAGGAGCTTCAG CTGGAAATCTTCCATTTGGTTATGTATCGAAACTACCAGCGGAAGAATGACATGGATGAGCCCCCACCCCTGGACTATGGCTCCGGCGAGGATGATGGGAAGAGTGACAAGCGTAAAGTGAAAGACCCACACTATGCTGAGATGGAGGAGAAGTACTATCGTTTTGGCATCAAGCCAGAGTGGATGACCGTCCACCGTATCATCAACCACAG TGTGGATAAAAAGGGGAATTACCACTATCTAGTAAAATGGAGGGACTTACCATATGACCAGTCCACGTGggaggaagatgaaatgaatatcCCTGAATATGAAGAACATAAGCAAAGCTACTGGAGACACCG AGAACTAATTATGGGGGAAGACCCTGCCCAGCCCCGCAagtataagaaaaagaagaaggagctACAGGGTGATGGGCCTCCCAGTTCTCCCACTAATGAT CCTACCGTGAAATATGAGACTCAGCCACGGTTTATCACAGCCACTGGAGGCACCCTGCACATGTATCAGCTGGAAGGGCTGAACTGGCTACGCTTCTCCTGGGCCCAGGGCACTGACACCATTCTAGCTGATGAGATGGGGCTGGGCAAAACCATACAAACCATCGTCTTCCTCTACTCACTCTACAAGGAG GGCCACACAAAAGGTCCCTTCCTGGTGAGTGCCCCACTCTCTACCATCATTAACTGGGAGCGGGAGTTCCAGATGTGGGCACCCAAATTCTATGTGGTGACATACACGGGTGACAAAGACAGCCGGGCCATCATTCGTGAGAATGAATTCTCCTTTGAGGACAACGCCATCAAAGGGGGCAAGAAAGCTTTTAAGATGAAG AGGGAGGCACAAGTGAAGTTCCATGTTCTCCTGACATCGTATGAGCTGATCACCATTGATCAGGCAGCACTTGGTTCCATCCGCTGGGCCTGTCTCGTGGTAGATGAGGCCCATCGACTCAAGAACAACCAGTCCAAG TTTTTCAGGGTTCTCAATGGTTACAAGATAGATCATAAGTTGCTGCTGACAGGAACCCCATTGCAGAATAATCTGGAGGAGCTCTTCCATCTCCTGAACTTCCTCACCCCAGAGAGATTTAA CAActtggagggcttcctggaggagtttGCTGACATATCCAAAGAGGACCAGATCAAGAAACTGCATGATTTGCTGGGGCCACACATGCTGCGGAGACTCAAGGCAGATGTCTTTAAGAACATGCCAGCCAAGACAGAGCTCATCGTTCGGGTGGAGCTAAGCCCCATGCAGAA GAAATACTACAAATACATCCTGACTCGAAATTTTGAGGCCTTGAATTCACGAGGTGGTGGGAACCAGGTGTCACTGCTTAATATCATGATGGATCTTAAGAAGTGCTGCAACCATCCATACCTTTTTCCCGTGGCTGCTATG GAGTCCCCCAAACTCCCCAGTGGGGCTTATGAGGGTGGGGCACTTATTAAGTCGTCTGGGAAGCTCATGCTGCTCCAGAAGATGCTGCGAAAGCTGAAGGAGCAAGGACACCGAGTGCTCATCTTCTCGCAG ATGACCAAAATGTTAGACTTGCTTGAGGACTTCTTAGACTATGAAGGCTACAAGTATGAGCGCATCGATGGTGGTATCACGGGTGCCCTGAGGCAGGAGGCCATCGATCGGTTTAATG CTCCTGGGGCCCAACAATTCTGCTTCCTCCTGTCCACCCGAGCTGGGGGCCTGGGCATCAATCTGGCCACTGCTGACACTGTCATCATCTTTGATTCTGACTGGAACCCCCATAATGACATCCAG GCCTTCAGCCGGGCTCATCGGATTGGCCAGGCCAACAAAGTGATGATTTACCGGTTTGTGACTCGTGCGTCAGTGGAAGAGCGAATCACACAAGTGGCCAAGAGAAAGATGATGCTGACACACCTGGTTGTGCGGCCTGGGCTGGGCTCCAAGGCAGGCTCCATGTCCAAGCAGGAGCTTGACGACATTCTCAAATTTGGCACTGAAGAGCTGTTCAAGGATGAAAACGAGG GGGAGAACAAGGAGGAGGACAGCAGTGTGATTCATTATGACAATGAGGCCATCGCTCGGCTGTTGGACCGGAACCAGGATGCAACTGAGGACACTGACGTGCAGAACATGAATGAATATCTCAGCTCCTTCAAGGTGGCACAGTACGTCGTGCGGGAGGAAGACAAG ATTGAGGAAATTGAGCGAGAGATCATCAAGCAGGAGGAGAATGTAGATCCTGACTACTGGGAGAAGCTGCTGAGGCATCACTATGAGCAACAGCAGGAAGACCTAGCCCGGAATCTAGGCAAGGGCAAGCGGGTTCGCAAGCAAGTTAACTACAATGATGCTGCTCAGGAAGACCAAG ACAACCAGTCAGAATACTCGGTGGGTtcagaggaggaggatgaagactTCGATGAACGTCCTGAAG GGCGTAGACAGTCAAAGAGGCAGCTCCGGAATGAGAAAGATAAGCCACTGCCTCCACTGCTGGCCCGAGTCGGGGGCAACATTGAG GTGCTGGGCTTCAACACCCGTCAGCGGAAGGCTTTCCTCAATGCTGTGATGCGCTGGGGGATGCCACCACAGGATGCCTTCACCACGCAGTGGCTGGTGCGGGACCTGAGGGGCAAGACTGAGAAGGAGTTTAA GGCCTATGTGTCTTTGTTCATGCGCCATCTGTGTGAGCCTGGGGCAGACGGCTCTGAAACCTTTGCCGATGGGGTCCCTCGGGAGGGACTGAGTCGCCAGCAGGTGTTGACCCGCATTGGAGTCATGTCTCTCGTCAAAAAGAAG GTGCAGGAGTTTGAGCACATCAATGGGCGTTGGTCAATGCCGGAACTGATGCCTGACCCCAGCGCCGACTCTAAGCGCTCCTCCAGAGCCTCCTCTCCTACCAAAACGTCTCCCACcactcctgaggcttctgctgCCAACAGTCCCTGCACCTCTAAACCTG CTACTCCAGCTCCAAGTGAGAAAGGAGAAGGCATAAGGACACCTCTTGAGAAGGAGGAAGCTGAAAACCAGGAGGAAAAGCCAGAGAAGAACAGCAGAATTGGGGAGAAGATGGAGACAGAG GCTGatgcccccagcccagccccatcaCTCGGGGAGCGGCTGGAGCCAAGGAAGATTCCTCTAGAGGATGAGGTGCCAGGGGTGCCTGGAGAGATGGAGCCTGAACCTGGGTACCGTGGGGACAGAGAGAAGTCAG CCACAGAGTCGACGCCAGGAGAAAGGGGGGAGGAGAAGCCGTTGGATGGACAGGAACACAGGGAGAGGCCGGAGGGGGAAACAGGGGATTTGGGCAAGAGAG AAGATGCAAAAGGTGACCGGGAGCTTCGACCAGGGCCTCGAGATGAGCCACGGTCCAATGGGCGACgagaggaaaagacagagaagCCCCGGTTCATGTTCAATATCGCAGATGGTGGCTTCACAG AGCTTCACACACTGTGGCAGAATGAGGAACGGGCAGCTATTTCCTCGGGGAAACTCAATGAGATCTGGCACAGAAGACATGACTATTGGCTTCTGGCTGGGATTGTCCT CCATGGCTATGCACGGTGGCAGGACATCCAGAATGATGCTCAATTTGCCATTATCAACGAGCCATTTAAAACTGAAGCCAATAAGGGGAACTTTCTGGAGATGAAAAATAAGTTCCTGGCCCGGAGGTTCAAG CTCCTGGAGCAGGCGCTGGTGATTGAGGAGCAGCTGCGGCGGGCGGCCTACCTGAACCTGTCGCAGGAGCCGGCGCACCCCGCCATGGCCCTCCACGCCCGCTTCGCCGAGGCCGAGTGCCTGGCCGAGAGCCACCAGCACCTCTCCAAGGAGTCGCTGGCGGGGAACAAGCCGGCCAACGCCGTCCTGCACAAGG TTCTGAACCAGCTGGAGGAGTTGCTGAGCGACATGAAGGCGGACGTGACCCGCCTGCCAGCCACACTGTCCCGAATACCCCCCATCGCAGCCCGCCTTCAGATGTCCGAGCGCAGCATCCTCAGCCGGCTGGCCAGCAAGGGCACGGAGCCTCACCCCACACCG GCCTTCCCCCCGGGTCCTTACGCTACACCTCCGGGGTACGGGGCAGCCTTCAGCGCCGCACCCGTAGGGGCCCTGGCCGCCGCAGGCGCCAATTACAGCCAGATGCCTGCAGGGTCCTTCATCACAG CCGCCACCAACGGCCCTCCAGTGCTggtgaagaaggagaaggaaatggtGGGGGCACTGGTGTCAGACGGGCTGGATCGGAAGGAGCCCCGAGCCGGGGAGGTGATCTGTATAGACGACTGA